The Candidatus Atribacteria bacterium ADurb.Bin276 region GGCTATTTATGTGGGTGATAGCCGGTACGATATTATGGCTGCTAAGGCAGCTGGTATTCCATTTCTTTTTGCATCTTGGGGATCGATTGACCCTAATTCGGTTTTAGAGCTTCATCCGGAATTTTATCTTAAAGAACCAATTGAAATTTTAGATGTGGTTCAAAAGAAAACCCAGGTGGAAATTCCTACTCAACTGAATTACCAGAATATGTAAAGACGGAATTTCTTTTCACAGGTTATTTAAGTATGATTGCGGTTGAGATTTTCCTTTCTCCAGCTAGATCAGAAGGCCAATTAAGAATTTTTCCCTGGAGATAAAAGGTTACCGAACCACCACCATCAAGGTTGAGAGCATCAGTTACCTGATAGTTCTTTAATTCTTCAACTAACTCAAGGATTGTTAAACCCGAACTATGACCAGGACGACGACCATCGACGGCAAGAAAGAGAATTTTACCTTCTTGGGTTTGTCCAATAACAGCTCGTGGATGTTTATTTTCGACAATTTCTTTACGAAATTCGCCAAAAGGACCAGGTAAACCATTTTGGAAAAGAAGAGGACCACTACTGAGTATGTATTCAACTCTCAACCATTTTTCCATGTCTCTAGTTTCGGGAAGGATGGTCATTTTTACTGATAGAGGAGTTCCTGGATAGAGATTTTGTAACATCCAATCAGCCCCTTCGCCTTTTCCTTGAAGGATAAATCCACCTTTGGGTATAGAGGTTTCGCCATTAGTTCGAGATGTAACTTGAACAAGTCCGTTTAGTACAACAGTTTCAACCCCCTGAGTTCGAGGAGTCTTGCCATTATAACTATCATCGAAAAGAACAACTTCATTCCCCCGATTGGGACGATTAATCCCATGAATAGCGAATCCTTTTTGGTTGGGAAGAGAAGCAGATATATTAAGATGAACCATTCCAAAAACCAATTCTTTATCCTGAGTGATTCCAAATGAATACCATCCCTCTTGGGGATCGCTCAAGACCTTTCTCTTGATCATCAAAATTCCAATTGGATCGCCTTCTTGGCTAAAAAAACCAGCATTAACAGCAAAAAAAGCATTTTTTTGACTGGCTATAATGCTCATTTTTTCCCTTTCGAGTATTTTGTCGTGAGCTAGGACCACTTCGGGAGTATAAGTTGAAATATTAGGATCATAGAGTAAAGCTAAGGAAAAAACTGCTCCACCTTC contains the following coding sequences:
- a CDS encoding Sporulation related domain protein, with translation MKKNLTIRLIVLLFLIIAVSLPGLTAESRLSWSDFITSLKNILGPSIVINQNRSNTQFVTRLDAAQTIIDALSYNDLYDYFDAGYVPFQDIQNLNEDEKKVVILSTQLNPPLFSGDAQGLFRPHDPLTPKEFSFLKEKLKTYSQGNIYYESSKIIEPGIMLMVKKWGFGEPISLSSTSSSGPTVYLQVGAFSERFRAENTSTFLKELGYNTSIVEEQSLFKVRVGPFPAQEISSTQEKLNKQGFPSVPVTQKNTVSTSDLKVEGGAVFSLALLYDPNISTYTPEVVLAHDKILEREKMSIIASQKNAFFAVNAGFFSQEGDPIGILMIKRKVLSDPQEGWYSFGITQDKELVFGMVHLNISASLPNQKGFAIHGINRPNRGNEVVLFDDSYNGKTPRTQGVETVVLNGLVQVTSRTNGETSIPKGGFILQGKGEGADWMLQNLYPGTPLSVKMTILPETRDMEKWLRVEYILSSGPLLFQNGLPGPFGEFRKEIVENKHPRAVIGQTQEGKILFLAVDGRRPGHSSGLTILELVEELKNYQVTDALNLDGGGSVTFYLQGKILNWPSDLAGERKISTAIILK